One Pseudomonas syringae CC1557 genomic window, GCGTTTCTCGCGCTCGGAGGCATGGCTCAGATCGTGGCCATCAACCTGCAGTTCGCCACGGGTGATGGTCGCGTTGTCCGGTAGCAGGCCGAGGATTGCGTTGGCCATCGTCGACTTGCCGGAACCCGACTCGCCGACAATCGCCACGGTTTCGCCCTTGGCGACCTGAAACGAAACGTTGCGCACGGCCTGATTGACCTGCCCGTCGAAACGATAGGCAACGCTCAGGTGCCGGATGTCGATCAGTTGCGGGGTGTCGGTCATCGTTGAATCTCTTCCAGAGTGCGGGCGATGTGGTTAAAACTGAACACGACAGCGACCACGAACAGGCCAGGCAGTAGCGAAACCCAAGGCGCAGTCATCAGAAAATGCCGGCCGTTGGCGATCAGCGTGCCCCATTCGGCGGCTGGCGGTTCAGCACCAAAGCCGAGGAAGCTCAGTCCGGCTGTCGCCAGAATCGCCGCGCCGAAGTCCAGTGTGGCGAGCACCGCCACCGGGCCCCAGGCGTTGGGCAGAATGTGTCGCAGCAGGGTGCGGGTCCAGCTAGCGCCGCCCAGACGCGCTGCTTCCACGTAGGGCAACGTCTTGACCCGCAGCACTTCGGCGCGGGTGGTGCGAGCGAAACCGGGAATGATCCCCACGCCCACTGCGATGGCTACCGGGAGGGTGCCGAAACCAATGGCGGTGACAATCGCCAGCGCCAGCAGCAAGCCGGGAAGGGCCAGCAATACGTCGACAAGGCGCATGATCACAGCGTCCAGGCGTCCGCCTGCGAAGCCGGAAATCACCCCCAGACTCAGCCCTCCCGCCATGGCAATGCCAACCGCCAGCAGCGCCGCCTGCACTGACAGGCTGGAGCCATGCACGACGCGGGTGTAGAGATCACGGCCCAACTCGTCGGTGCCGAACCAGTGCGCAGCATTCGGCGGGATGAGTTTGTCGCTGGGCGAGGTGGCGTAAGGTGCGTAGCTGCTCAACAGGCCGGGTGCCAGCGCGGCGAGCAGTGCAAAGGCCACGATTGCCATGGCCAGCAGAAAACCCGGTCGGCGCAACAGCGGTCTGGCGGCCTCAAGGGCGCGGCTCAGGCTGCTGCGGCGTCGCCATGGCGCGGTCAGGTTTTTGTCGCTGATAACGGCTCGGGTCAGGCGTGCAAGGCGGTCGTCGAAAATGGTCATGGCGTCAGGAGACCTTTGGCGTGTGGGCGATGCGCGGGTCAAGCGCGGGGTAGAGCAGGTCAACGATCAGGTTGACCACAACGAAGGCCGCAGCGGATACCGCAACGATGGCCAGAACCACCGGAATGTCCTGACGCAGCACAGCTTCCTGAGCCAGGCGGCCGACCCCGGAGCGGGCGAAAATGGTTTCCACCAGCACCGCGCCGGAAACGGTGTTGCCGACTTGCAGACCGATCAGCGTCAACAAGGGCAGCGCTGCGTTCTTGAACGCATGGCGAGCCTGAACCTGTGCGCGGCTCAGGCCTTTGGCGTAGGCGGTGACGATGTAGGGTTCTTTCCAGACGCCTTGAAAACCGCGTTGCAGAACCTGGGCGTACACCGCAGCGCTGGGGATCGCCAACGTGACGGCAGGGAGTATCAGGCTGGCGAAGCCCTGATTGCCGGTGGCCGGGAACCAGCCCAGCGTGAACGCAAACAGCTGAATGAACAGCAGGCCCATCCAGAACACCGGCACCGAGAAGCCTAGCGACGGCAGCCGTGACAGGGCCACCTTCAAGGGCTGCCAGCGTACATAGGCGGTGAGGTACGCCAGGCCGATCCCGCTGATCAGCGACAGCACAATCGCCAGACCCGCCAGGCTGAGGGTGTGCGGCAACCGCTCGACCAGCAACTCTGACACTGGTCGGTTGAGTGTCAGTGAATTGCCGAAATCGCCATGCATCGCTCCCCACAGCAGATCGAAGTACTGTTCGAAAACGCCGCGATCCAGCCCGTAATACAGCTTGGCCTTGGCAAGGTCCTGCGCTGACAGTGAGTCGATTTCGACACCGGAAGCGCTGAGCATGATCGACAGCGTGTCGCCGGGCAGCAGATACAGAATGAAATAGGTGATGCTGTACGCGCCCCAGAGCACCAGCAGCGCCTGGGCGATCCGGCCGAGAATATAGCGGCTCATGGCGCTGCAATCTCGATGTCGTTGAACAGCGCAAAACCTTCGGCGGTCCAGTGGAAGTTGCGCACGTTTTTCGCCGTGGCGGCTTGCCAGACTCGCTCATAGACCGGGAACGCCGAACCTTCATCAATCAGCAGGTCCTGCAATTCGCCATAGGCTGTTGCGCGTTGCTCACTGCGCGTGGCGGTCAATCCGGCGTCGAACAACTCAAGGGCTTTGGGCAGTGTTTCCGGTGCGTAGAGGTTGGTCGCCAGTGTCGAGCTGTTGGCGCTGCGCGGGTCGATGATGGTCTGCAGAATGATAGGGTCGGCGCGGGTCATGTAGGTGGACGTCAGATCGTAGTTGCCCGAGGCATTGTTCGCGGCCCACTCTGCCGTGGTCACAACATTGAGCTTGAGTTCGATGCCGACCTTGCGCAGTTGATCCTGAATCAGAACATCGCCAGCGGTTTCAGCGGGTGACAGGTTGTAGGCCAGCTTCAGGCGTTTGCCGTCCTTGTAGAGGTAGCCGTCGGCGTTTTTCTGCCAGCCCGCTTCATCAAGCAGACGCTCCGCACCTTGCGGGTCGTAAGCCAGCTTGCCGGCCTGGCTTTTGTAAAACGGCGTGGTGATGTCAAAGATCCCCGAGACCACCGGGAATTGCGGGTTGTAAACGGTGGCTGCGTAGGTCTTGCGGTCGATTGCCTTTTGCAAGGCCAGACGCACGTTACGGTCAGCCAGGATGCGATTACCGCGCGTGTTGGGGTACAGATTCAGGGCCGGCCCTGGCAGCGAACGGCTCTGAATGGTCGCGCCCCTGGATTTGAACAGGTTCAGGTCCACCTCGGAGAACGGGTTGCGCGGCCAGAGAATATCGGTCTGGCCCTGCACGAACTGGCCGTTGCGCACGCTTTCTTCCGGCACATAGCTGACCTCGACTGCATCCAGATGCGCCTCGCCCTTGTTCTGCGCATTGGCCGAGGGCCAGGCATAGCCCTTGCGCTTGGTCAGGCGCAGGCCGCTTTCCGGGGTGTAACGCTCCAGCACAAACGGCCCGGTGCCGATGATCGCGCCCAAGGAGCGCTCCTTGACGCTGAGTGTGTAGGACTCCGGAGCGAGGATGGCGAGGTTGGTGGTGGAGGTGGCTTGCAGGAAGCCAGCATTGGGTGTGGCCAGTACCAGTTTGATGGTGAAATCGTCCAGCACCTCTGCGTGGTCGTAGCCTTTCAGGTAAGTAGCGCCGAAGGTCGCAGGCAATTGCGCGGCAAACGACTTGTCGGCGTCGTAAGCGGTTTTCACTGCCTGAGCATCGAAACGCGTGCCGTTGCTGAACGTTACGTCCTTACGCAGGTGGAAGGTGTACTCCAGCGCGTTTTCACTCACGTCCCAACGTTCTGCCAGCCACGGAATGATGTGACCGGTCTGCGGATCCTGATCGGTCAGGGACTCGGCGACATTACGCAACACCACCCGGTGCTCAAGCCAGTACACCTGGAACGGGTCCAGGCTGACCAGCGTGGTGTTGTCTCTAAAAAAGGTGACCTTGAGCGTCTTGCCGGCCTGACTGTCCTGGCCTGAGGGCGAGCACCCGAACAGGGCGATGGCAGTGATGGTGGCGAATAGCACGCGCGAAAGAAGAGGGCGCCGGTTCATCGCGCTGTCCTCCGATACACGAGTCGGTCCGGGAGTAGCAAAGGGTGAGTGTGATACATGAAAAATCCTCTTCAAATCGAGCACAGCGCTCCAGCTGGTTTTAAGAACCTATTCTTATGATTTGAAGCTGTAAAAGTATTTTTTCATCTAAGCTAATATAGTTTTTTATGATTTATATAGTCATTTATTATGCTTTATTTGAATTTTGTAGCCGCTTGCTTGATATGTGTTGCCTGGCGTGTTGAGCATATCGACCGGCGGGGCGTTTACCCTTACCGCTCTATGCTTATGCGAAACGGGTATTAAATTTATACAAAACAGACGGTTAAGCTATATGTAATAAAGCCAGTTCAAGGCCTCAGCCGATGTATCTCCTGCCCGTTTACCCTGATCCAGAAGGCCAGCGATGACCTTCGATTACGCCTTTGCCATTTCCACGTTGCCTGCCTTCCTCAAAGCCATTGGCGTGACTCTCCAGGTGGGGCTTATTGCGATTCTGACCTCGCTGACAGTGGCGATCATCAATG contains:
- a CDS encoding ABC transporter permease; amino-acid sequence: MTIFDDRLARLTRAVISDKNLTAPWRRRSSLSRALEAARPLLRRPGFLLAMAIVAFALLAALAPGLLSSYAPYATSPSDKLIPPNAAHWFGTDELGRDLYTRVVHGSSLSVQAALLAVGIAMAGGLSLGVISGFAGGRLDAVIMRLVDVLLALPGLLLALAIVTAIGFGTLPVAIAVGVGIIPGFARTTRAEVLRVKTLPYVEAARLGGASWTRTLLRHILPNAWGPVAVLATLDFGAAILATAGLSFLGFGAEPPAAEWGTLIANGRHFLMTAPWVSLLPGLFVVAVVFSFNHIARTLEEIQR
- a CDS encoding ABC transporter permease, producing MSRYILGRIAQALLVLWGAYSITYFILYLLPGDTLSIMLSASGVEIDSLSAQDLAKAKLYYGLDRGVFEQYFDLLWGAMHGDFGNSLTLNRPVSELLVERLPHTLSLAGLAIVLSLISGIGLAYLTAYVRWQPLKVALSRLPSLGFSVPVFWMGLLFIQLFAFTLGWFPATGNQGFASLILPAVTLAIPSAAVYAQVLQRGFQGVWKEPYIVTAYAKGLSRAQVQARHAFKNAALPLLTLIGLQVGNTVSGAVLVETIFARSGVGRLAQEAVLRQDIPVVLAIVAVSAAAFVVVNLIVDLLYPALDPRIAHTPKVS
- a CDS encoding ABC transporter substrate-binding protein, with protein sequence MNRRPLLSRVLFATITAIALFGCSPSGQDSQAGKTLKVTFFRDNTTLVSLDPFQVYWLEHRVVLRNVAESLTDQDPQTGHIIPWLAERWDVSENALEYTFHLRKDVTFSNGTRFDAQAVKTAYDADKSFAAQLPATFGATYLKGYDHAEVLDDFTIKLVLATPNAGFLQATSTTNLAILAPESYTLSVKERSLGAIIGTGPFVLERYTPESGLRLTKRKGYAWPSANAQNKGEAHLDAVEVSYVPEESVRNGQFVQGQTDILWPRNPFSEVDLNLFKSRGATIQSRSLPGPALNLYPNTRGNRILADRNVRLALQKAIDRKTYAATVYNPQFPVVSGIFDITTPFYKSQAGKLAYDPQGAERLLDEAGWQKNADGYLYKDGKRLKLAYNLSPAETAGDVLIQDQLRKVGIELKLNVVTTAEWAANNASGNYDLTSTYMTRADPIILQTIIDPRSANSSTLATNLYAPETLPKALELFDAGLTATRSEQRATAYGELQDLLIDEGSAFPVYERVWQAATAKNVRNFHWTAEGFALFNDIEIAAP